The genomic stretch TCCACATCGCATACAGCTCCCACATGTGGCCCAGGTAGCCCAGGGTCGCCAGGGCCGGGCCACGGGCACTCAGGGCCTGCCACGCCTGCGCGGGCCGGAACGGCGGCGCGGGCGACCGGTGCGGCCCCGGCCCGACGCGGGAGGCGATCACGCCGCCCAGCACGGCCAGGACGCTGGTGACGGCGATCACGGTGCGCCACTGTGCCCCGCCCAGACCGTTGACCAGATGGGGCGACGCCGACCCCAGCGTCAGGGCACCCACCATGACGCCCAGCGCCACGCCCCGGCCCGTCGTGAAATACGCCGACATGGCCCGCAGGGCCGGTGGGTAGACCAGCGCCAGCGCCGCGCCGACCAGCCCGCGCAGCACGAACGCCAGCGAACCGTCATTGATGACCAGCAGCGCCGCGTTGGCACCGGCGGCGACCAGCGCCCCGACCAGGATCAGCACGCGGCTGGGCACCCGGTCGGCGAGGTTCAGCAGGGCGCTGCCCACCGCGCCGACCACGAAGCCGAGCTGAACGGCCAGCGCCAGCCACGAGCCGGCCTGCGGGCTCAGGTTCCACTCGGCCCGCAGCTGGGGCAGCACGGCGGCGGCCGAGAACCACGGGGCCATGCACAGCACCACGGCCACGCCCAGCAGGGTCAGGGCGGTCCACGGGCGGGTCGTGGTCGCCGGGGTGGTCAGAATGCGGCGTCCAGGGCAGCGCGGCGGGCGCGCGCGATCGGCAGGCGGTGGTCGTCCTCGGAGAGCAGGGTCTCGAGCACCTCCAGCACCTCGGGATCATCGAAGCGCGAGGCGTAGCGCCACAGCAGATCGGCATTCCGGGAACGGCACACCGCCTCGCGCAGCGCCGCGTCGAGGTACTCGCGCCAGTAGGTCAGCAGCGGCGACGCCGAGTGTGGCAGCAGCGGCCCATCGTACACGTCGGCGGCGGC from Deinococcus sp. AB2017081 encodes the following:
- a CDS encoding MFS transporter encodes the protein MAVVLCMAPWFSAAAVLPQLRAEWNLSPQAGSWLALAVQLGFVVGAVGSALLNLADRVPSRVLILVGALVAAGANAALLVINDGSLAFVLRGLVGAALALVYPPALRAMSAYFTTGRGVALGVMVGALTLGSASPHLVNGLGGAQWRTVIAVTSVLAVLGGVIASRVGPGPHRSPAPPFRPAQAWQALSARGPALATLGYLGHMWELYAMWTWFALYYSGVLRAAGGTDVTRVSALATFAVVGIGALGCVLGGVLGDRWGRTRVTELSMWLSGASAVALALLVSAPPGVILAVSVFWGFWIIADSAQFSTIVSEVADPAYVGTAMTAQLALGFTLTAVSIALVPALEPRIGWPGIFLLWSVGPLLGAVTMRVLRGTPEAARIAGGRR